In a genomic window of Gloeocapsopsis dulcis:
- a CDS encoding SDR family oxidoreductase: protein MPEEQSLQPPQEQDQQPGRESEMTPKPKADDPQHQGSGKLLGKVAVITGGDSGIGRAVAVAFAKEGADVTIMYLNEHDDAKETKRLVEEKGRRAIAIAGDIGDEKFCQQAIEQTVQEFGKLDILVNNAAEQHPQESIEDITSEQLERTFRTNIFSMFYLTKAALKYLNESSTIINTTSVTAYKGNKQLLDYSSTKGAIVAFTRSLSESLVKKGIRVNAVAPGPIWTPLIPATFPEDKVANFGKQVPMERPGQPEEVASCYVFLAANDSSYISGQVLHPNGGTIVNG, encoded by the coding sequence ATGCCAGAAGAACAATCATTGCAGCCGCCACAAGAGCAAGATCAACAACCAGGTCGTGAATCAGAAATGACCCCAAAACCCAAGGCTGACGACCCTCAGCATCAGGGTAGCGGTAAGTTGTTAGGTAAAGTTGCCGTCATTACTGGTGGCGACAGTGGTATTGGGCGTGCAGTTGCAGTAGCTTTTGCTAAAGAAGGTGCTGATGTCACGATTATGTACTTAAATGAACATGATGATGCCAAAGAGACCAAACGCCTTGTGGAAGAAAAAGGACGCCGTGCGATCGCGATCGCTGGTGATATTGGTGACGAGAAATTTTGTCAGCAAGCTATAGAGCAAACTGTACAGGAGTTTGGCAAACTTGATATTTTAGTTAACAACGCTGCTGAACAGCATCCGCAAGAAAGTATTGAGGATATTACCAGTGAACAGTTGGAACGAACATTTCGCACTAATATTTTCTCAATGTTCTACTTAACCAAAGCAGCACTGAAATACCTAAATGAAAGTAGTACTATCATTAACACAACCTCTGTCACTGCATATAAAGGTAATAAGCAGTTACTCGATTACTCTTCGACAAAAGGTGCGATTGTTGCTTTTACGCGATCGCTTTCAGAAAGCTTGGTAAAAAAAGGAATTCGCGTCAATGCTGTAGCGCCAGGTCCTATTTGGACTCCTCTAATTCCTGCTACTTTTCCAGAAGATAAAGTTGCGAACTTTGGTAAACAAGTTCCCATGGAACGTCCTGGTCAACCAGAAGAAGTTGCTTCCTGTTACGTATTTTTGGCTGCTAACGACTCATCATATATTTCTGGACAAGTACTACACCCCAACGGTGGTACGATTGTTAATGGTTAA
- a CDS encoding peptide ligase PGM1-related protein, which yields MQTLEPSSIETQHVEVFRQLQSQLRDRWPTIELFDQSDADILVIPSLSVDQRELLKIPGCHHYEERLLFSLIRLQNPRTRLIYVTSQPIHPSVIDYYLQLLPGIPFSHARDRLLLLSTYDSSLKPLTQKILERPRLIQRIRQAIDLKNAYMICYNSSFLESELSVRVGVPLYACDPQLSIWGTKSGSRQIFAESGVPHPDGSGRVWNVQDLATEATKLWECKPELKRLVVKLNEGISGEANALLDLRPLHHLAPPNATHEQRIEAITQHFGAMSFQATSENWANFSTRIPELGAIVEEFIEGEVKRSPSVQGRITPSGEVEILSTHDQILGGPDGQIYLGCRFPADETYRMRLQELGIKVGKKLAEKGALERFGVDFIAVQQPNHNGGQHWDLQAIEINLRKGGTTHPFMTLKLLTNGRYHPATGIFYSPHGRPKYYIATDNLQKERYCGLLPSDLMDIIAYHRLHFDTGTETGTVFHLMGCLSEFGKLGLTSIGDSPQQAEEIYNKVVKILDEETRHNSNNHTWELDACGPIIWNGTT from the coding sequence ATGCAAACGTTAGAACCTTCATCAATAGAAACACAGCATGTCGAAGTATTCAGACAGTTACAATCTCAGTTGCGCGATCGCTGGCCGACGATAGAATTATTTGACCAGAGTGATGCAGATATTTTGGTCATTCCTTCTTTAAGTGTAGACCAACGCGAACTGTTAAAAATTCCAGGCTGTCATCACTACGAAGAGCGTTTGCTGTTTTCTTTAATTCGGCTGCAGAATCCCCGCACTCGCCTAATATATGTCACATCGCAACCCATCCATCCGAGTGTGATTGACTACTATTTACAGCTTTTACCAGGAATTCCGTTTTCCCACGCCCGCGATCGCCTACTACTACTTTCTACTTACGATTCTTCACTTAAACCACTTACGCAAAAAATTCTCGAACGCCCGCGCCTAATACAACGAATACGTCAAGCAATCGATCTCAAAAATGCCTATATGATTTGCTACAACTCTTCTTTTTTAGAAAGCGAGTTGTCTGTCCGTGTAGGAGTACCATTGTATGCTTGCGATCCACAGCTATCAATTTGGGGAACAAAAAGTGGCAGTCGGCAAATTTTTGCCGAAAGTGGAGTACCTCATCCTGATGGCAGTGGTAGGGTGTGGAATGTGCAAGACTTAGCCACAGAAGCGACAAAGCTGTGGGAATGCAAACCTGAACTTAAACGGTTAGTCGTTAAACTCAACGAAGGAATTTCTGGTGAAGCTAATGCTTTACTTGACTTAAGACCACTCCATCACTTAGCACCACCAAATGCTACACACGAACAACGAATTGAGGCAATTACTCAGCACTTTGGTGCAATGAGTTTTCAAGCAACATCTGAAAACTGGGCAAATTTTTCAACTCGGATTCCCGAACTAGGAGCAATTGTTGAAGAATTTATTGAAGGAGAAGTTAAGCGATCGCCCAGCGTCCAAGGTCGAATTACCCCTAGTGGTGAAGTAGAAATTCTCTCAACTCATGACCAAATTTTAGGAGGTCCTGATGGTCAAATCTATCTGGGCTGTCGCTTTCCTGCCGATGAAACCTATCGGATGCGCTTGCAGGAATTGGGTATTAAAGTCGGGAAAAAGTTAGCTGAAAAAGGGGCTTTAGAGAGGTTTGGTGTTGATTTTATTGCCGTACAACAACCAAATCATAATGGAGGACAACACTGGGACTTACAAGCAATTGAAATTAATCTGCGTAAAGGTGGGACAACTCATCCTTTTATGACACTGAAACTCCTCACTAATGGACGTTATCATCCTGCAACTGGAATATTTTATAGTCCCCACGGTCGTCCTAAATACTACATTGCCACTGATAATTTGCAGAAAGAACGCTACTGTGGTTTACTTCCCAGTGATTTGATGGACATTATTGCTTATCATCGGCTACATTTTGATACCGGAACTGAAACAGGCACAGTATTTCATCTTATGGGTTGTCTTTCGGAGTTTGGCAAACTAGGCTTAACTAGCATTGGCGATTCTCCCCAACAAGCTGAGGAGATTTATAACAAAGTCGTGAAAATTTTAGATGAAGAAACTCGGCACAATTCTAATAACCATACTTGGGAATTAGATGCTTGTGGTCCTATTATTTGGAATGGGACAACTTGA
- a CDS encoding histidine kinase — protein MSNNVKEQITTDLKQAKETGQLRASRIREIVQNAVSQVTGEFKSGSNEIRSLVKDAVSAVVENIQQQGGDLKEEITASIEGAIDGVTSLRRKENAKTHAEVKELQAKLDSEEEELQQEIERLLGDIEDTGKETAPNIKAAIESAINTLKNSEEAAILQKRYAQLQAQAAILRANLAARYGGRHEEVKEYLDEAKTWYSKTRAQAEPMAEQVEQKRSQLEEKMGDAGVAIAKKERQLKNVLRELLQTASELLRDKKPPSP, from the coding sequence ATGTCAAACAACGTCAAAGAACAAATTACAACTGACTTAAAACAAGCTAAGGAAACAGGTCAACTCAGAGCATCTCGAATTCGCGAGATTGTTCAAAATGCTGTTTCCCAAGTGACAGGCGAATTTAAATCAGGCTCGAATGAAATTCGTTCGCTTGTTAAAGATGCTGTCTCAGCTGTTGTTGAAAACATTCAGCAACAAGGAGGAGATCTCAAAGAAGAAATTACAGCTTCAATTGAAGGTGCAATTGATGGCGTTACTAGCTTACGCCGCAAAGAAAACGCCAAAACTCATGCTGAAGTTAAAGAATTACAAGCAAAACTTGATTCTGAAGAAGAAGAATTGCAACAGGAAATTGAAAGACTTTTAGGAGATATTGAAGATACCGGAAAGGAAACTGCACCTAATATTAAAGCAGCGATAGAATCTGCAATTAACACACTGAAAAATAGTGAGGAAGCTGCAATCCTGCAAAAGCGTTATGCACAACTCCAAGCCCAGGCAGCAATTTTACGTGCCAACTTAGCTGCACGTTACGGAGGAAGACACGAAGAAGTCAAAGAATATTTAGATGAAGCTAAAACTTGGTACAGCAAAACACGCGCCCAAGCTGAACCTATGGCTGAACAAGTTGAACAAAAGCGATCGCAATTAGAAGAAAAAATGGGAGATGCTGGGGTTGCGATCGCGAAAAAAGAAAGACAACTCAAAAACGTTCTCAGAGAATTGCTACAAACAGCAAGTGAACTCTTGCGAGATAAAAAGCCACCTTCGCCATAA
- a CDS encoding YqaE/Pmp3 family membrane protein — translation MKLARIATGILLPPLGVFLTEGISTAFLINIVLTLLGWLPGSIHALWIIVKHEERVNKQVY, via the coding sequence ATGAAATTAGCACGAATAGCTACTGGTATCCTTCTACCTCCTTTGGGCGTATTTTTAACAGAAGGTATTAGCACAGCTTTTTTGATCAACATTGTGTTAACACTTCTAGGTTGGCTTCCTGGAAGTATTCATGCTCTTTGGATTATTGTCAAGCATGAAGAAAGAGTCAATAAGCAAGTGTATTAG
- a CDS encoding phage holin family protein: MTATFFTLLATALSLLVVDIVVPGIDIATFPAALIAAFAVGLTNSSVKPVLNKLALPLNYVTLGLSSVVVNGLCFWLAAILVPGFAVYSIVGAFLGPVILSFVNTFLSKYFAERNLGITTSQTNTEVKS, encoded by the coding sequence ATGACTGCAACTTTTTTTACTCTGCTTGCCACTGCTCTCAGTTTACTGGTTGTTGATATTGTTGTTCCAGGCATCGATATTGCAACATTTCCTGCTGCTTTGATAGCTGCTTTTGCAGTTGGATTGACTAATTCTTCTGTTAAACCAGTTCTTAATAAACTAGCCTTGCCACTTAATTACGTTACTTTAGGATTGTCTTCAGTAGTCGTTAATGGTTTATGCTTTTGGTTGGCAGCAATATTAGTCCCAGGATTTGCAGTATATAGCATTGTAGGTGCGTTTTTAGGACCTGTAATCTTATCTTTCGTGAACACCTTTCTAAGCAAGTACTTCGCTGAAAGAAATTTAGGAATCACCACAAGCCAGACAAACACAGAGGTCAAGTCATAG
- a CDS encoding WecB/TagA/CpsF family glycosyltransferase: protein MSKFDEVKLLKTKFHKLNVCQLIDYVVQTAQTNQKVIVSNVNVKAMNLAYELDWYRDFINNSDLVFCDGFGVLLGAILLGYDVEPTHRMTCPDYIENLGLACEQQNVSLFLLAGKPGVAEKAITQLTTVAPKLQVQGYHGYFEKSGDENEQVIQMINAFNPGVLYVGFGMPLQEHWILHNIERINARVFLPLGACLDFYTGTVYRGPEWMTDRGLEWLTRLATEPNRLWERYIIGNPLFFYRVFKERMSKNK, encoded by the coding sequence ATGAGCAAATTTGACGAAGTAAAACTTCTTAAAACAAAATTTCACAAGCTTAATGTTTGTCAATTAATAGATTATGTAGTACAAACTGCACAAACCAACCAAAAAGTAATAGTAAGTAATGTGAATGTCAAAGCAATGAATCTTGCTTATGAGCTAGATTGGTACAGAGATTTTATTAACAATTCAGACTTAGTATTTTGTGATGGCTTTGGTGTTTTGCTAGGAGCAATTTTGCTGGGCTACGATGTAGAACCTACGCATCGCATGACTTGTCCTGACTACATAGAAAATTTAGGATTAGCTTGCGAGCAACAAAATGTATCTTTATTTTTACTTGCTGGTAAACCTGGTGTAGCTGAAAAAGCAATAACTCAACTGACTACTGTTGCGCCTAAGTTACAGGTGCAAGGTTATCACGGCTACTTTGAAAAATCAGGTGATGAAAATGAGCAGGTTATTCAAATGATTAACGCATTTAATCCAGGAGTTCTCTATGTCGGCTTTGGTATGCCATTGCAAGAACATTGGATTTTACACAACATAGAACGCATAAATGCTCGTGTTTTCTTACCTTTAGGTGCTTGTCTTGATTTTTATACTGGCACTGTGTATCGCGGTCCAGAGTGGATGACTGACCGTGGGTTGGAATGGTTAACACGCTTAGCTACTGAGCCAAATCGCTTATGGGAACGTTATATCATTGGTAATCCACTATTCTTTTATCGCGTTTTCAAAGAGCGGATGAGTAAGAATAAATAA
- a CDS encoding serine/threonine protein kinase, with protein sequence MSHLVQRAIHCINPNCPRPYPKTWGSKFCDRCGAPLQLRGRYVPLHRLGAGGFATIYTVWDLHLQTQQVLKVLVDSSPKALELFKQEASVLQHLQHPGVPRVEPDGYFQIHLEDSELSLPCLVMEKINGQTLQEVLEKHPQGCPEEWVLAWLKQAIEILHKLHSRQIIHRDIKPSNLMLRESTGQLVLIDFGGAKQIAATSRLADRSTRLFTSGYSPPEQMAGGVVGPAADFYALGRTMIEMLTGKSISDLQDPMTGKLQWRAFAQVSPAVAGLLDDMVQDDVRHRPANAIVVQDRLTKAQKPLGWLSWFNSLLNSWDSRIVFRSLTVGLSKTTVFFLRAIAHALRASFDTIWEMLLGASGSCVATLVGFVLAYWSPLGNALAGFLSQQLTFLLATQITVEADILLFAVVGMGTAWGLTAAGGFGQRRRYLIAALMGLFGYSLSWLVWQLLTSNTGDVGIAGSIAIAAAFLTLGLGLRSHYLVHSTVAAVGCSAVFLLLTSLNLYPPVFWNFQIAVPTWLDFAAAIAFFATLGMILGFWLGISYYIIVPILRFLGWH encoded by the coding sequence GTGTCGCACTTAGTTCAGCGTGCAATTCACTGCATTAACCCAAATTGCCCGCGTCCTTATCCGAAGACTTGGGGAAGCAAGTTTTGCGATCGCTGTGGTGCACCACTGCAGTTAAGAGGTCGTTATGTACCTTTACACCGCTTAGGTGCAGGTGGATTTGCCACAATCTACACAGTTTGGGACTTACACCTCCAGACTCAACAAGTGCTTAAGGTCTTAGTAGATTCTTCACCAAAGGCATTAGAGTTATTTAAACAAGAAGCCTCTGTGCTTCAGCATCTGCAACATCCAGGTGTACCTAGAGTAGAACCTGATGGCTATTTTCAGATTCATTTAGAGGACTCTGAACTTTCATTACCCTGTCTGGTAATGGAAAAAATCAACGGTCAGACTTTACAAGAGGTGCTAGAGAAGCATCCTCAAGGTTGTCCTGAGGAATGGGTCTTAGCTTGGTTGAAGCAGGCAATAGAGATTTTACACAAGTTGCACAGTCGCCAGATTATCCATCGAGATATTAAGCCTTCAAACTTAATGCTGCGGGAATCTACAGGACAGCTAGTTTTGATTGATTTTGGTGGCGCAAAGCAGATTGCGGCAACGTCACGCTTAGCAGATCGTTCAACGCGATTATTTACTTCTGGTTACAGTCCACCAGAACAAATGGCTGGAGGAGTTGTTGGACCTGCTGCAGATTTTTATGCGCTAGGACGGACAATGATTGAAATGCTGACGGGTAAGTCTATCTCGGACTTGCAAGATCCGATGACAGGTAAGTTACAGTGGCGTGCTTTTGCTCAAGTCAGTCCTGCTGTTGCTGGTTTGCTAGATGATATGGTGCAGGATGATGTCCGCCACAGACCAGCAAATGCGATCGTTGTTCAAGACCGCTTAACGAAAGCGCAAAAGCCTTTGGGATGGTTATCTTGGTTTAATAGCCTTCTTAATAGCTGGGATTCGCGAATTGTTTTTCGTTCTCTAACAGTTGGGCTGTCAAAAACAACTGTTTTTTTTCTCAGAGCGATCGCTCATGCGTTGCGGGCTAGCTTTGATACAATTTGGGAAATGCTATTAGGTGCGAGTGGATCTTGTGTAGCGACTCTTGTTGGTTTTGTTCTAGCATACTGGTCGCCCCTGGGAAATGCCTTAGCTGGTTTTTTATCACAACAATTGACTTTTTTACTAGCAACGCAAATTACTGTAGAAGCAGACATTCTGCTATTCGCAGTTGTTGGTATGGGAACTGCATGGGGACTCACCGCTGCAGGAGGCTTTGGTCAACGCCGGCGGTATTTGATCGCAGCACTAATGGGGCTGTTTGGGTATAGCTTAAGTTGGTTAGTGTGGCAGTTGCTGACATCGAATACTGGAGATGTCGGAATTGCAGGATCAATTGCGATCGCTGCTGCTTTTCTGACCTTAGGTTTAGGTTTACGTAGCCATTATTTAGTCCACTCCACAGTTGCTGCTGTTGGCTGTAGTGCGGTTTTTTTGCTCCTGACAAGCTTAAATCTTTATCCACCTGTTTTTTGGAACTTTCAAATCGCAGTACCTACTTGGTTAGATTTCGCTGCTGCGATCGCTTTTTTTGCTACTCTAGGTATGATTCTTGGCTTTTGGTTGGGTATTAGCTATTACATTATTGTTCCTATATTACGCTTCTTAGGCTGGCACTAA
- a CDS encoding pentapeptide repeat-containing protein, whose product MASAHAYSPQDLEQLRQTRACPRCDLSDAPLNQLNLSGANLREANLIRANLSQSNLSRADLSGANLDVADLRGANLTSATLTGVNLRTANLENTNLTFAGFIAANLEGASFRGARMLITNFRGAKFRLTTMPNGVVTPDRRYW is encoded by the coding sequence ATGGCTTCAGCACACGCATATAGTCCTCAAGACTTAGAGCAATTAAGGCAAACTAGGGCGTGCCCTCGATGTGACCTCAGTGATGCACCGCTTAATCAACTGAATTTAAGTGGTGCTAACCTCCGAGAAGCTAACTTGATTCGCGCAAATCTATCTCAAAGCAACCTCTCGCGTGCTGATTTAAGTGGTGCCAATTTAGACGTAGCAGATTTACGTGGTGCTAACTTAACAAGTGCTACTTTAACAGGAGTTAATCTCAGGACGGCAAACTTAGAGAATACAAACTTGACATTTGCAGGTTTTATTGCTGCTAACTTAGAGGGAGCTAGCTTCCGTGGTGCAAGGATGTTGATCACCAACTTCCGAGGAGCGAAGTTTAGATTGACAACAATGCCTAATGGAGTTGTGACACCTGATCGCCGTTACTGGTAG
- a CDS encoding DUF732 domain-containing protein has product MKILHLGAILITAVSLVPGFSRATLAQDADYVCYITTKSGQVVDLSASICQLNGSSRLAKATSAAGSDQAFIADYERAVMGYPDAQDKLLTSIQRSPESNIMQAKSVCNELEAGLSLEEIKMYQTQGVTNKVDNINASVTATLATKHYCPQFSNL; this is encoded by the coding sequence ATGAAAATTTTACATCTGGGTGCAATCTTAATTACTGCTGTTTCTCTTGTACCAGGGTTTTCTAGGGCAACACTTGCTCAAGATGCTGACTATGTTTGCTACATAACTACTAAATCAGGTCAGGTAGTAGATTTATCTGCATCAATTTGTCAGTTGAACGGATCTAGCCGCTTAGCAAAAGCCACAAGTGCTGCAGGAAGCGACCAAGCTTTCATTGCCGACTATGAGCGTGCTGTTATGGGCTATCCGGATGCGCAAGATAAATTATTAACTAGCATTCAAAGATCGCCAGAGTCTAATATCATGCAAGCAAAAAGTGTTTGCAACGAGTTAGAAGCAGGTCTTTCGCTAGAAGAAATCAAGATGTACCAAACACAGGGCGTTACAAACAAAGTTGATAATATCAATGCATCTGTCACTGCTACTTTGGCAACTAAGCACTATTGTCCTCAATTTAGTAATCTATAA
- a CDS encoding M20 family metallopeptidase, translating to MLTQIKKIATELAPRLIEIRRHIHTHPELSGQEYQTAAFVAGVLSSCGIPVREGIGRTGVIGEVQGGGCDSRLLAIRADMDALPIQERTGLEYASRTPGIMHACGHDVHTTVGLGTAMVLSRIAEHLPGNVRFLFQPAEEIAQGASWMVADGVMENVSAVFSLHVFPSIPAGSIGIRYGALTAAADELEIIIIGESGHGARPHEAIDAIWIASQVITTLQQAISRTQNPLHPIVLTIGQIHGGRAPNVIADQVKLSGTVRSLHPETRAKLPNWISQMVANVCQGYGARCEVKYSLGVPGVNNDLALAQLLQIAAEEAWGSDRVQILPEPSLGAEDFSVYLEKSPGVMFRLGVGYPDRKLNHPLHHPQFEVDEKAIVTGVVTLAYGAWKYWQQNNGSTEESPLSLS from the coding sequence ATGCTCACCCAGATAAAAAAGATAGCAACTGAACTAGCACCGCGCCTGATTGAAATTCGCCGCCATATTCACACTCATCCAGAATTAAGTGGTCAGGAGTATCAAACAGCTGCTTTTGTTGCAGGAGTCCTATCATCCTGTGGAATTCCTGTAAGAGAAGGGATAGGGAGAACAGGCGTGATTGGAGAGGTGCAAGGAGGAGGTTGTGACTCTCGATTATTAGCGATTCGGGCTGACATGGATGCTTTACCAATTCAAGAACGAACTGGGTTAGAGTACGCTTCTCGAACCCCAGGAATTATGCATGCGTGCGGTCATGATGTCCATACAACAGTAGGACTAGGCACAGCAATGGTTTTGTCGCGAATTGCTGAGCACTTACCAGGAAATGTCAGGTTTTTGTTTCAGCCAGCAGAGGAAATTGCCCAAGGTGCTAGCTGGATGGTTGCTGACGGAGTTATGGAAAATGTTTCAGCAGTTTTTTCGCTTCATGTTTTTCCTTCAATTCCAGCAGGTTCTATTGGGATACGCTACGGAGCATTGACTGCTGCTGCCGATGAGTTGGAAATTATTATTATCGGAGAATCAGGACACGGCGCCCGACCTCATGAAGCAATTGATGCGATTTGGATTGCTTCTCAAGTAATTACAACATTACAACAAGCCATTAGTCGCACCCAAAACCCACTACACCCTATTGTATTAACAATCGGTCAAATTCATGGCGGTAGAGCACCGAATGTGATTGCCGATCAAGTGAAATTATCAGGAACAGTGCGATCGCTGCACCCAGAAACCCGCGCCAAATTACCAAATTGGATTTCACAAATGGTTGCTAATGTTTGTCAAGGCTATGGCGCGCGGTGTGAAGTGAAATATAGTCTTGGCGTTCCAGGAGTGAATAACGACTTAGCACTAGCACAACTGTTGCAGATTGCAGCAGAAGAGGCTTGGGGAAGCGATCGCGTCCAAATTTTACCTGAACCATCTTTGGGTGCAGAAGATTTTTCAGTTTATCTTGAAAAATCTCCAGGAGTCATGTTTCGTTTGGGGGTAGGCTACCCAGACAGAAAGCTCAATCACCCACTACACCATCCACAATTTGAAGTAGACGAAAAAGCGATCGTGACTGGCGTTGTCACCCTAGCATACGGCGCTTGGAAGTATTGGCAGCAAAACAATGGATCTACTGAAGAATCACCACTGTCTCTTTCCTAA
- the mgtE gene encoding magnesium transporter has protein sequence MTETNNLSSPFQDVSRKELRELVRNQLRSLLERGDLQGAKAVLEPEQPADIAEAIEGLPEAMQAIAFRLLSKSEAIEVYEHLDTSVQEALIVEFKSQDVLDIVDKMSPDDRARLFDELPAKFVTRLLEQLSPTERQATAQLLGYEAGTAGRIMTPELISLKEDFTATQALERIRRLANATETIYYLYVTDAARRLTGILSLRELVTAQPQQKISEIMTREVVFVYTDADQEEVARLIQRYDFLAVPVVDREQRLVGIVTVDDVIDILEQETTEDIYTLGGGVQSGGDNYFQTDLITVARKRVVWLFVLLLTNTVTGTIIKSEEEILQKVVALAAFIPLLTGTGGNVGAQSSTVVIRGMNTDEINALGTFQVVWREAIAGALLGSMLGSVATIWSYFLQGNWSVAIAVGLSLVSISILASVSGSALPFLFRSLRLDPALMSAPFITTAVDVLGVLIYFKLARAILQL, from the coding sequence TTGACTGAAACTAACAATTTATCCTCACCATTTCAGGATGTCTCGCGCAAGGAACTGCGAGAGTTAGTGCGTAATCAACTGCGATCGCTCCTCGAACGAGGGGATTTGCAGGGAGCCAAGGCAGTTTTAGAACCAGAGCAGCCAGCAGATATTGCTGAGGCAATTGAAGGGTTGCCAGAAGCAATGCAAGCTATTGCATTTCGTTTGCTATCTAAAAGTGAAGCGATTGAAGTTTACGAACATCTTGACACAAGTGTTCAGGAAGCACTGATTGTAGAGTTTAAAAGTCAAGACGTTCTAGATATTGTTGATAAAATGTCACCTGACGACCGAGCGCGGTTGTTTGATGAACTACCAGCAAAGTTTGTCACTCGCCTTCTAGAGCAACTAAGTCCCACCGAACGCCAAGCTACAGCTCAGTTACTCGGTTATGAGGCCGGTACAGCTGGGCGGATCATGACACCTGAGTTAATCTCCTTGAAGGAAGATTTTACTGCAACTCAAGCACTAGAGCGAATTCGGCGCTTAGCAAATGCTACTGAGACAATTTACTACTTATATGTTACAGACGCCGCCAGACGCTTGACAGGTATTTTATCGCTCCGCGAGCTAGTGACAGCTCAACCACAGCAAAAAATCAGCGAAATTATGACTCGCGAGGTGGTGTTTGTTTATACTGATGCCGATCAAGAAGAAGTTGCTCGGTTGATTCAACGCTATGACTTTTTGGCTGTGCCTGTAGTCGATCGCGAACAACGTCTTGTTGGAATTGTTACTGTCGATGACGTCATTGATATCTTAGAGCAAGAAACTACTGAAGATATTTATACTTTGGGCGGTGGTGTCCAATCTGGAGGAGACAACTATTTTCAAACTGATTTGATTACAGTTGCACGCAAGCGTGTTGTTTGGCTATTTGTTCTGCTGTTAACAAATACTGTTACAGGGACAATTATTAAGTCTGAAGAAGAAATTTTACAGAAAGTAGTAGCTCTTGCTGCTTTTATTCCCCTGTTGACTGGTACTGGTGGTAATGTTGGGGCACAGTCATCAACAGTCGTTATCCGAGGAATGAATACTGATGAAATTAACGCCCTAGGAACTTTTCAAGTTGTATGGCGCGAAGCGATCGCCGGAGCTTTGTTAGGTTCGATGCTGGGTAGTGTAGCAACGATTTGGAGTTATTTTTTGCAAGGAAATTGGTCAGTGGCGATCGCTGTTGGACTAAGTTTAGTATCAATCTCTATTTTGGCTTCAGTGTCTGGTTCAGCACTACCATTTTTATTTCGTTCACTGCGGTTAGACCCAGCTTTAATGTCTGCACCCTTTATCACAACAGCAGTTGACGTGCTTGGTGTCCTAATCTACTTCAAATTAGCACGAGCAATTCTACAGCTATAG
- a CDS encoding M48 family metalloprotease, which yields MKNQLKTVALLGLLSGLLIAISYWVIGGIGGVVIGITLAAVTNLVSWYQSDKIALAAYRAQPASFNQAPDLHRMVQRLCDRANLPMPGIYIVPSPAANAFATGRDPKHAAVAVTEGILRALPEDELEGVIAHELTHIANRDTLTQAVAATLGGAIAMLAQIVSYSLWFPASRDGNRGANPLGLLLTIFLAPMAATIIQLAISRAREFEADAGAARITQNPRALARALQRLESTARQLPLNANPAFEPLLIVNSISGQFLGNLFSSHPPTAARVQQLVKLEQELSQSPSKFSFGQ from the coding sequence ATGAAAAATCAATTAAAAACTGTCGCCCTCTTAGGTTTGCTGAGTGGTTTACTGATTGCAATTAGCTACTGGGTAATCGGTGGGATAGGAGGCGTCGTTATTGGCATAACTTTGGCAGCGGTGACTAACTTAGTGTCATGGTATCAATCAGATAAAATTGCTCTAGCAGCCTATCGGGCGCAACCAGCGAGCTTTAATCAAGCACCAGATTTGCATCGGATGGTACAACGCTTGTGCGATCGCGCTAATTTACCAATGCCAGGAATCTATATTGTTCCCAGCCCTGCTGCGAATGCTTTTGCGACGGGACGCGATCCAAAACATGCTGCAGTAGCAGTTACAGAAGGCATTTTACGGGCATTACCTGAAGATGAACTTGAAGGCGTTATTGCTCATGAGCTAACTCATATTGCTAATCGCGACACCCTAACTCAAGCTGTCGCAGCTACACTGGGTGGAGCAATTGCGATGTTGGCACAAATCGTCAGCTACAGCTTATGGTTTCCTGCTTCACGCGATGGCAATCGTGGGGCAAATCCTTTAGGCTTACTCCTGACAATTTTTTTAGCGCCGATGGCAGCGACGATCATTCAATTAGCAATCTCACGCGCGCGCGAGTTTGAGGCAGACGCGGGAGCTGCTAGAATTACACAAAATCCTAGAGCATTAGCTCGTGCTTTGCAACGCTTGGAAAGTACAGCGCGTCAGTTACCCCTAAATGCGAATCCAGCCTTTGAGCCACTGTTAATTGTAAATTCTATCTCTGGTCAGTTTTTAGGTAACTTATTTTCTAGTCACCCACCAACAGCAGCGCGAGTTCAACAGTTAGTGAAATTAGAACAAGAACTTTCTCAATCACCATCTAAATTTTCTTTTGGGCAATAA